A genomic window from Scomber scombrus chromosome 18, fScoSco1.1, whole genome shotgun sequence includes:
- the jpt2 gene encoding jupiter microtubule associated homolog 2 isoform X2: MTSTNMFQGLETGSKPSSRVLQPPGGGSSNLFGGYEDDTASRRPNKMASKVFAPPEEPQSVPRRSNPPGGKSSGIFGEPEPPAQPQRPIPPGGRSSNIFGAAESAPVQSPTRSHPNKPKDNLNVGPEPKSSEAKVSQPEVKKETVAPAVVPAKEEPAAAAAPSPAPAPAPAPAPTPAAAAAVPPSPEPAPTSSSSSSVPDETLLKNHEPHLGPKPRSHNKVLNPPGGKSSVVFY; the protein is encoded by the exons ATGACTTCGACGAACATGTTCCAGGGGTTGGAGACTGGGTCGAAACCGAGCTCAAG gGTGTTGCAGCCTCCTGGAGGTGGCTCTAGTAACCTGTTCGGTGGCTATGAAGATGATACAGCATCAAGAAGACCAAATAAGATGGCCTCTAAAGTTTTTGCTCCACCAGAGGAACCCCAGAGTGTACCAAGACGTTCTAATCCTCCAG GTGGGAAGAGTAGCGGAATATTTGGGGAACCTGAACCTCCAGCTCAACCACAGAGACCCATACCTCCAGGTGGACGTTCCAGCAACATATTTGGGGCTGCAGAAAGTGCACCTGTCCAAAGCCCAACCCGAAGCCACCCAAATAAGCCAAAG gACAATCTAAATGTGGGACCTGAACCTAAATCATCAG AGGCCAAGGTCAGCCAACCTGAGGTGAAGAAGGAAACTGTCGCCCCAGCTGTCGTGCCAGCCAAAGAggagcctgctgctgctgctgctccttctcCTGCTCCTGCCCCTGCTCCTGCCCCTGCCCCTACccctgccgctgctgctgctgtccccCCTTCTCCAGAGCCGGCACccacttcttcctcctcttcgtcaGTTCCTGACGAGACTTTGCTGAAGAACCACGAGCCTCACCTGGGACCCAAACCTCGCTCTCACAACAAGGTCCTGAACCCCCCCGGAGGAAAGTCTAGTGTGGTATTCTACTGA
- the jpt2 gene encoding jupiter microtubule associated homolog 2 isoform X1 → MTSTNMFQGLETGSKPSSRVLQPPGGGSSNLFGGYEDDTASRRPNKMASKVFAPPEEPQSVPRRSNPPGGKSSGIFGEPEPPAQPQRPIPPGGRSSNIFGAAESAPVQSPTRSHPNKPKDNLNVGPEPKSSVPEAKVSQPEVKKETVAPAVVPAKEEPAAAAAPSPAPAPAPAPAPTPAAAAAVPPSPEPAPTSSSSSSVPDETLLKNHEPHLGPKPRSHNKVLNPPGGKSSVVFY, encoded by the exons ATGACTTCGACGAACATGTTCCAGGGGTTGGAGACTGGGTCGAAACCGAGCTCAAG gGTGTTGCAGCCTCCTGGAGGTGGCTCTAGTAACCTGTTCGGTGGCTATGAAGATGATACAGCATCAAGAAGACCAAATAAGATGGCCTCTAAAGTTTTTGCTCCACCAGAGGAACCCCAGAGTGTACCAAGACGTTCTAATCCTCCAG GTGGGAAGAGTAGCGGAATATTTGGGGAACCTGAACCTCCAGCTCAACCACAGAGACCCATACCTCCAGGTGGACGTTCCAGCAACATATTTGGGGCTGCAGAAAGTGCACCTGTCCAAAGCCCAACCCGAAGCCACCCAAATAAGCCAAAG gACAATCTAAATGTGGGACCTGAACCTAAATCATCAG TGCCAGAGGCCAAGGTCAGCCAACCTGAGGTGAAGAAGGAAACTGTCGCCCCAGCTGTCGTGCCAGCCAAAGAggagcctgctgctgctgctgctccttctcCTGCTCCTGCCCCTGCTCCTGCCCCTGCCCCTACccctgccgctgctgctgctgtccccCCTTCTCCAGAGCCGGCACccacttcttcctcctcttcgtcaGTTCCTGACGAGACTTTGCTGAAGAACCACGAGCCTCACCTGGGACCCAAACCTCGCTCTCACAACAAGGTCCTGAACCCCCCCGGAGGAAAGTCTAGTGTGGTATTCTACTGA